One genomic region from Rubinisphaera margarita encodes:
- a CDS encoding DEAD/DEAH box helicase, whose amino-acid sequence MSLADMMESQFRADVRFRGAAYLQGGRVSISHITPDDVYAVVRDGAEHQIHLHRTETGLEMSCSSTAGTKRAPTTKYVWATILLLDEQGYMTGTPKAGHIPPFIPEPPPIADEDWDLDEPEDDAYFPPINLSRKSGGSTTTKEKRPSQRKMPEWQQKLQGLRDRLRVRDITNETKPTSYEITYQIDVIESWKSGHLMLQIVECQRRTTGGWGKIKPLKLKAGGLENLPEADDRAILAHLLGGIQERQGTQTIAGSSLSQHLPHRFHMTHSLCLNLLPRMCSTGRLRLLYEDGKMSEPIQFHEGEPWELSLAMERVTAPGESDTQQWRIQPRLDRGDDVLSLNDTELVVEGGWVFRERSLELLEDFAVYEWIRSHRNHDLPIFPDDDGPAVVQELMTLPSVPRLDLPEKWKLEERQVDPSPRLKLMTPTLKGGMPRDRVQADVEFLYDEMIVRGSTHSWAIPLHDEQACIVRDLPKEQRHWAQLQSLGMQRIDDRGGNKHDVQVPLRDFTTILRELFESGWDILSDDKPFRQPGEVAFRVESGIDWFDVDGEVEYGSARVSIPMLLSALARGDRAITLSDGTLGFVPEEWKERFGVLLSLAETEGESLRFSSSQAALVDALLATQEHVDYDEKFLSWRDKLANFNGVKQDREPGSFKGELRDYQREGLGWLKFLEEFQFGGCLADDMGLGKTVQILAFLAQRYEKREQHDPTLIVVPKSLLFNWRREIERFTPHLKSLEYSGNARSSLRTQFADTDIILMTYATLRRDIMPLKDMRFDCVILDEAQAIKNPGSQIAKATRLLKARQRLALSGTPIENHLGDMWSIFEFLNPGLLGRSSVFKSLSSETDTTRLTDAVASGLKPFVLRRTKEKVAADLPDRVEQTLCCELSTSERKLYDELRDHYRQSILSLVDEQGLGKTRMHVLEALLRLRQAACHPALLDSSKIDEPSTKIEVLVDHLKELIDEGHKTLVFSQFTSLLAIVKHHLQKNDIPFAYLDGSTKNRDEVVQTFQDDPNIPVFLISLKAGGLGLNLTAAGYVFLLDPWWNPAVEAQAIDRAHRVGQTKNVFAYRMIAQGTIEEKIAELQESKRKLADAILSENSRLLKNLTAEDLQMLFS is encoded by the coding sequence GTGTCGTTAGCCGACATGATGGAATCCCAGTTCCGGGCTGATGTCCGGTTTCGGGGAGCAGCGTATTTACAAGGTGGCCGCGTCAGCATTTCGCACATTACTCCTGATGATGTGTATGCCGTGGTACGCGATGGAGCCGAGCATCAGATTCATCTGCACCGGACGGAAACCGGTCTGGAGATGTCGTGCAGTTCAACGGCTGGCACTAAACGTGCGCCGACAACGAAGTACGTCTGGGCCACAATTCTTCTGCTCGACGAACAGGGTTACATGACCGGCACTCCCAAAGCCGGCCACATTCCGCCGTTCATTCCCGAACCGCCGCCGATTGCCGACGAAGACTGGGATCTCGACGAACCGGAAGACGACGCCTATTTCCCTCCGATCAATCTCTCGCGGAAAAGCGGAGGGAGCACGACGACGAAGGAGAAGCGTCCCTCGCAGCGAAAGATGCCCGAATGGCAGCAGAAGCTGCAGGGCCTGCGCGATCGACTCCGCGTTCGCGACATCACGAACGAGACCAAGCCCACCTCCTACGAGATCACCTACCAGATCGATGTCATCGAAAGCTGGAAGTCCGGCCATCTGATGCTTCAGATTGTGGAGTGTCAGCGGCGAACAACCGGCGGCTGGGGCAAGATCAAACCGCTCAAGCTGAAAGCCGGCGGTCTGGAGAATCTGCCGGAAGCCGACGACCGCGCAATTCTCGCCCATCTGCTCGGCGGAATTCAGGAGCGGCAGGGAACACAAACAATCGCCGGCAGTTCGCTGAGTCAGCATCTGCCGCATCGATTCCACATGACGCATTCGCTGTGTCTGAACCTGCTGCCGAGAATGTGTTCCACCGGTCGACTGCGCCTGCTGTACGAAGACGGCAAGATGTCCGAACCGATTCAATTCCACGAGGGCGAACCGTGGGAACTGAGCCTGGCCATGGAGCGTGTCACCGCTCCCGGCGAGTCGGACACACAGCAGTGGCGAATTCAGCCACGGCTCGATCGCGGAGACGACGTCCTTTCACTCAACGATACCGAACTCGTTGTCGAAGGCGGCTGGGTTTTCCGGGAACGCTCGCTCGAACTGCTCGAAGACTTCGCTGTTTACGAGTGGATTCGGTCGCATCGCAATCACGACCTGCCGATCTTCCCCGACGACGACGGTCCGGCAGTCGTTCAGGAACTGATGACCCTGCCCAGCGTGCCGCGACTCGATCTGCCCGAGAAATGGAAGCTCGAAGAACGTCAGGTCGATCCGAGCCCACGTCTGAAGTTGATGACGCCGACACTCAAGGGCGGCATGCCCCGCGACCGGGTTCAGGCCGACGTCGAATTCCTCTACGACGAAATGATCGTTCGCGGGTCGACGCACAGCTGGGCAATCCCGCTCCACGACGAGCAGGCCTGCATCGTCCGCGACCTGCCCAAAGAACAACGTCACTGGGCTCAACTGCAGTCACTCGGCATGCAGCGAATCGACGATCGCGGCGGCAACAAGCACGACGTCCAGGTTCCGCTGCGGGACTTCACGACCATCCTGCGCGAACTGTTCGAATCTGGCTGGGACATTCTCTCGGACGACAAGCCGTTTCGTCAGCCGGGTGAAGTGGCGTTCCGCGTTGAATCCGGCATCGACTGGTTCGATGTCGACGGGGAAGTCGAATACGGATCCGCCCGCGTTTCCATCCCGATGCTGCTGTCCGCTCTGGCTCGTGGCGATCGCGCCATCACTCTGTCCGATGGCACCCTGGGCTTCGTGCCCGAAGAGTGGAAGGAACGATTCGGCGTCCTGCTCAGTCTGGCGGAAACCGAAGGGGAGTCCCTGCGGTTCTCCAGCTCTCAGGCCGCTCTGGTCGATGCCCTGCTGGCCACGCAGGAACACGTCGACTACGACGAGAAATTCCTCAGCTGGCGGGACAAACTCGCGAATTTCAACGGTGTCAAACAGGACAGGGAACCCGGCTCGTTCAAGGGTGAACTCCGCGATTACCAGCGGGAAGGTCTGGGCTGGCTGAAGTTCCTCGAAGAATTTCAGTTCGGGGGCTGTCTGGCCGACGACATGGGTCTCGGTAAGACGGTTCAGATTCTGGCCTTTCTGGCCCAGCGCTACGAAAAACGCGAACAGCACGATCCGACTCTGATCGTGGTGCCGAAGTCGCTGCTATTCAACTGGCGTCGCGAAATCGAACGATTTACACCGCACCTGAAATCGCTGGAATACTCCGGAAACGCACGCTCCAGTCTCCGTACGCAGTTCGCGGATACCGACATCATCCTGATGACCTATGCGACGCTGCGTCGGGACATCATGCCGCTGAAAGACATGCGGTTCGATTGCGTGATTCTGGATGAAGCTCAGGCGATCAAGAATCCAGGTTCGCAGATCGCGAAAGCAACACGACTGCTCAAGGCCCGCCAGCGACTGGCCCTGAGTGGTACGCCAATCGAGAACCACCTCGGCGACATGTGGTCGATCTTCGAGTTCCTCAATCCGGGACTCCTCGGCCGCAGTTCGGTGTTCAAATCGCTCAGCAGCGAGACCGACACCACACGTCTGACCGATGCCGTCGCCAGCGGTCTGAAGCCGTTCGTGTTGCGAAGAACCAAAGAGAAAGTCGCAGCCGATCTGCCGGATCGCGTCGAGCAGACGCTCTGTTGCGAACTCTCGACCAGTGAACGCAAACTCTACGACGAGCTTCGCGATCATTACCGACAGTCGATTCTGTCGCTGGTCGACGAACAGGGACTCGGCAAGACCCGGATGCATGTGCTCGAAGCACTGCTGCGACTGCGGCAGGCGGCCTGTCACCCGGCTCTGCTCGATTCGAGCAAGATCGATGAGCCCTCAACCAAGATCGAAGTGCTTGTCGACCACCTGAAAGAACTGATCGACGAAGGGCACAAGACGCTCGTCTTCTCGCAGTTCACGTCGCTGCTTGCGATCGTGAAGCATCATCTGCAGAAGAACGATATTCCGTTCGCCTATCTCGACGGCAGCACCAAGAACCGCGACGAGGTTGTCCAGACCTTCCAGGATGACCCGAACATTCCGGTGTTCCTGATCAGTCTGAAGGCGGGTGGTCTGGGTCTGAACCTGACCGCCGCCGGCTACGTGTTCCTGCTCGACCCGTGGTGGAACCCGGCTGTCGAAGCCCAGGCCATCGACCGGGCTCACCGTGTGGGGCAGACAAAAAACGTCTTCGCGTACCGGATGATCGCTCAGGGAACGATCGAAGAGAAGATTGCCGAACTCCAGGAAAGCAAACGCAAACTGGCCGACGCCATCCTCTCCGAGAACAGTCGCCTGCTGAAGAATCTGACCGCCGAAGACCTGCAGATGCTCTTCTCCTAA
- a CDS encoding homoserine O-acetyltransferase family protein, whose amino-acid sequence MTDSDTRTATQDVVESTPFGSTDETRLVTPRQVELCAAPRCLQLAGGNEFGPIQVTYETYGQLSPEKDNAFFICHALTGDAHAAGRHSLDDRKPGWWDDFIGPGRGIDTDRYFVICANVLGGCQGTTGPSSINPETGEPYGLTFPFITIADIVRVHRELVAHLGIERLAGIIGGSLGGMQVLEWIAQDPENIDKAIVLASAANLSAQGIAFNAVGRRAIYADPQFRNGEYYSTGNVEATVDAENALSADSGIRNKPGTGPRFGLALARMIAHITYLSESSIEKKFGRRLQDSDHLAFDLMRETEFQIESYLHYQGKQFVERFDANSYLYLTKAMDYFDMRETYGSLQQALKRSTAEILVASYTTDWLFPSSQSRDLVSALISAGRHASFCELTSPYGHDAFLIEINQLTELVRAFLAG is encoded by the coding sequence ATGACGGACTCCGACACACGAACCGCGACCCAGGACGTCGTTGAATCGACTCCCTTTGGCTCGACCGACGAGACACGTCTGGTCACGCCCCGGCAGGTCGAACTGTGTGCTGCACCGCGCTGCCTGCAACTGGCCGGCGGGAACGAGTTCGGTCCGATCCAGGTGACTTACGAGACTTACGGCCAACTGTCGCCGGAAAAGGACAACGCGTTTTTCATCTGCCATGCGCTGACCGGAGACGCACACGCGGCTGGACGACATTCGCTCGATGATCGCAAGCCGGGCTGGTGGGATGACTTCATTGGCCCTGGACGCGGAATCGATACCGACAGATATTTCGTTATCTGCGCCAATGTCCTCGGCGGCTGTCAGGGAACGACCGGGCCGAGCAGCATCAACCCGGAAACGGGCGAACCGTACGGGCTAACGTTTCCGTTCATCACCATCGCCGATATTGTCCGCGTGCACCGTGAACTGGTGGCTCATCTCGGAATCGAGCGGCTGGCCGGCATCATCGGTGGCAGCCTTGGCGGCATGCAGGTTCTGGAATGGATTGCTCAGGATCCGGAGAACATCGACAAGGCGATCGTACTCGCCTCGGCTGCGAATCTTTCGGCACAGGGCATCGCCTTCAACGCGGTCGGACGCCGGGCGATCTATGCCGATCCACAATTCCGCAACGGCGAGTACTACAGTACGGGAAACGTGGAAGCCACGGTCGATGCCGAAAACGCTCTCAGCGCGGATAGCGGCATCCGCAATAAGCCGGGAACGGGACCGCGTTTCGGCCTGGCGCTGGCCCGCATGATCGCCCACATCACGTATCTGTCTGAATCGTCGATTGAGAAGAAGTTCGGCCGACGGCTGCAGGACAGCGATCATCTCGCTTTCGATCTGATGCGGGAGACCGAGTTCCAGATTGAAAGTTATTTGCACTATCAGGGCAAACAGTTCGTCGAACGCTTCGATGCCAACAGTTATCTGTACCTCACGAAGGCGATGGATTACTTCGACATGCGGGAGACTTACGGAAGTCTGCAGCAGGCGTTGAAGCGATCCACAGCCGAGATTCTGGTGGCCTCATACACAACAGACTGGCTGTTTCCGTCCTCGCAAAGTCGCGACCTGGTGTCCGCGCTCATCAGTGCCGGACGACACGCCAGCTTCTGTGAATTGACCAGCCCGTACGGACACGATGCGTTCCTGATTGAGATCAATCAGCTGACCGAACTCGTGCGGGCGTTTCTCGCCGGTTAA
- a CDS encoding DUF1592 domain-containing protein: protein MRCGFLTFLNTTRRFRFPQILSLVATTTALSGLSPVYAQHASISKFTQNQCLDCHTGKESEAGFDLSALGTDLSDHATYERWVQVFDRVEAGEMPPKDYAEVPQKESKAFLGQVSSWLTKAREEQVAHEGRVRGRRLNNLQLERSLHDLLGIDIPLAVRFPEEQRTEGFTTVAEGQTMSHFQLEKHLNVVDLALDEAFRKALFEDDRPLQKLDADKIVRRNPKSRTREPELIDGLAVTWSGGVTFYGRIPATTAPKDGWYRFKVRAKALKIPENREGIWCTVRSGRQISSSPIQKWVGAFEATDEIQEWTYETWLEKGDMLEIRPGDVTLKKARFAGGQVGTGEGGPQDVPGIAIESIEMQKIFRDYSPDDARRLVIGKLGREWDKKAKQHRLVTENPEGDLTELLHRFAERAFRRPVAVEEIQPYIDLARQSLGQSDDLILALRHGYRALLCSPKFLYLPEDPGQLDDYEIASRLSYFLWNSVPDETLLKLAEQKKLSQPEILDQQVDRMLADRRGREFVRDFTADWLDLSQIDFTEPDRRLYPEFDVIVQQSMVEETVAFVQNMLDKNLSVKHLIDSDHTYLNSRLARFYEIDRELSDELVPVNLKAEDNRGGLITQGAILKVTANGTTTSPVIRGVWISERILGIPVPPVPAGVPAIEPDIRGATTIREMLEKHKSDASCASCHVKIDPPGFALENYDPAGQWRDAYPKGQKGKRVPGTPVNSGDELPDGRAFKNLEEFQELIASDPEGLARNVAEKFITCGTGAAIDFVDRDEIEAIVASTADDNYGLRSILKASITSSLFVTK, encoded by the coding sequence ATGCGCTGTGGATTTCTGACATTTTTGAATACGACACGCCGATTTCGGTTTCCGCAGATTCTGTCGCTGGTCGCCACCACGACGGCTCTGAGCGGACTGTCTCCGGTTTACGCTCAGCATGCGTCGATTTCAAAGTTCACGCAGAACCAGTGCCTCGATTGCCATACGGGCAAAGAGTCTGAAGCGGGCTTTGATTTGTCTGCACTGGGAACCGATCTGAGTGATCATGCGACCTACGAACGCTGGGTTCAGGTCTTCGATCGTGTTGAAGCGGGCGAAATGCCGCCGAAGGATTACGCGGAAGTTCCGCAGAAAGAAAGCAAGGCGTTTCTTGGTCAGGTCTCGTCCTGGCTGACGAAAGCTCGGGAAGAGCAGGTCGCCCACGAAGGACGCGTTCGCGGCCGTCGGCTCAATAATTTGCAGCTGGAGCGATCTCTGCACGATCTGCTCGGCATCGACATTCCACTGGCTGTCCGATTCCCCGAGGAACAGCGGACCGAAGGGTTCACGACCGTGGCCGAAGGTCAGACGATGTCTCATTTTCAGCTCGAGAAACATTTGAACGTGGTGGATCTGGCGCTCGACGAGGCCTTTCGCAAGGCATTATTTGAAGACGACCGTCCCCTCCAGAAACTGGATGCGGATAAGATCGTGCGCCGTAATCCGAAATCCCGGACCCGGGAGCCGGAACTCATCGATGGTCTGGCTGTCACGTGGTCGGGTGGTGTGACATTCTATGGGCGCATTCCCGCAACCACGGCTCCAAAGGACGGCTGGTATCGTTTCAAGGTTCGTGCCAAGGCATTGAAGATTCCTGAGAACCGCGAAGGCATCTGGTGCACCGTTCGTTCGGGGCGTCAGATCTCAAGCTCGCCGATTCAGAAATGGGTGGGGGCCTTCGAGGCGACCGACGAGATTCAGGAATGGACTTACGAGACCTGGCTTGAGAAAGGCGACATGCTGGAGATCCGTCCCGGTGATGTGACGCTGAAAAAGGCGCGCTTCGCAGGCGGACAGGTTGGGACTGGTGAAGGTGGGCCTCAAGACGTTCCTGGCATCGCCATTGAATCGATCGAGATGCAGAAGATCTTTCGGGATTATTCTCCCGACGACGCCCGCCGTCTGGTGATCGGCAAGCTCGGTCGCGAATGGGACAAGAAAGCCAAACAGCATCGACTTGTTACGGAGAACCCGGAAGGCGATCTGACCGAGCTGTTGCATCGCTTCGCGGAACGAGCATTCCGTCGACCTGTTGCCGTTGAAGAAATTCAGCCCTACATCGATCTGGCCCGTCAGTCGCTCGGACAGTCCGACGATCTGATCCTGGCTCTGCGTCATGGGTATCGGGCCCTGCTCTGTTCGCCGAAGTTCCTGTATCTGCCGGAAGATCCGGGCCAACTGGATGATTATGAAATCGCCAGCCGTCTGAGTTACTTCCTCTGGAACAGTGTGCCGGACGAAACGCTGCTCAAGCTGGCCGAGCAGAAGAAGCTCTCACAGCCCGAAATTCTGGATCAGCAAGTCGACCGGATGCTGGCCGATCGCCGGGGGCGGGAATTTGTTCGCGACTTTACCGCGGACTGGCTCGACCTGAGTCAGATCGATTTCACGGAACCGGATCGCCGTCTGTACCCGGAATTCGACGTGATCGTACAACAGTCAATGGTCGAAGAGACCGTGGCCTTTGTGCAGAACATGCTCGACAAGAATCTGTCGGTGAAACATCTGATCGATTCGGACCATACCTATCTCAACAGCCGTCTCGCCCGGTTTTACGAGATCGATCGGGAACTGAGTGATGAACTGGTTCCGGTTAATCTGAAAGCGGAGGACAATCGAGGCGGGTTGATCACTCAGGGGGCTATCCTGAAGGTGACGGCCAACGGCACGACGACTTCGCCGGTGATTCGGGGCGTGTGGATTTCCGAACGCATTCTCGGCATTCCGGTTCCCCCGGTTCCGGCGGGAGTCCCGGCGATCGAACCAGACATTCGCGGCGCCACGACCATTCGTGAAATGCTTGAGAAGCATAAGTCAGATGCGAGTTGTGCCAGCTGTCATGTGAAGATCGATCCTCCGGGATTCGCTTTGGAAAACTATGATCCTGCTGGACAATGGCGGGATGCGTATCCGAAAGGACAAAAAGGGAAACGCGTTCCCGGAACGCCCGTGAACAGTGGCGACGAACTCCCGGACGGACGCGCCTTCAAGAACCTTGAGGAGTTCCAGGAACTCATCGCCTCCGACCCCGAAGGGTTGGCGCGAAACGTCGCCGAAAAATTCATCACTTGTGGAACAGGAGCGGCCATCGACTTTGTCGATCGCGATGAAATCGAAGCCATCGTCGCCAGCACCGCGGATGACAACTATGGACTGCGATCGATCCTGAAAGCCTCGATCACCAGTTCGCTGTTCGTCACCAAGTAG
- a CDS encoding DUF1552 domain-containing protein, translating into MSHSVNFSRGRHLSRRAVLRGAGVTMALPWMTAMDRVFARETKPAQPQRFVAMTLGLGLLGENLNPTQTGRGYELSPYLKPLAHLRDRFTVVSGSSHPEVFGGHRAEASILTANPAGASGKARNTVSVDQYMAKYLGMETRFPSLVLSSSGSESPSYTEGGAMIPAESSPSALFRQLFINDSETDRKQKAARAQQGQSIMDLVADDTKRLSRKLGAGDRQRLDSYLTSVRDLENRLAESEAWANRPKPEVDMPIPKDIGNRNDFIGRQRLMNDMIRLAVQTDSTRFITYHLGGSGGVVPLEGVEEGYHSLSHHGLDEEKLAQLHLVEAEIIRAWGDFLESLSSIEEQGQTLLDQTTVFLTSNLGNASNHSNKNMPVLLAGGQFDHGQHLAFDQKNNYPLPNLYVSVLQQLGLPVDQFMTSTGTMTGLNFRA; encoded by the coding sequence ATGAGTCACTCAGTCAATTTCAGCCGAGGCCGCCATCTCAGCCGTCGTGCCGTGCTCCGCGGAGCCGGCGTGACCATGGCCCTGCCCTGGATGACCGCAATGGATCGCGTGTTCGCCCGCGAAACCAAACCGGCTCAGCCGCAGCGTTTCGTCGCGATGACCCTCGGTCTTGGTCTGCTGGGCGAGAACCTCAACCCGACGCAAACGGGCCGGGGTTACGAACTCAGCCCCTATCTGAAGCCGCTCGCTCACCTGCGAGACCGTTTCACCGTTGTTTCCGGCAGTTCTCACCCGGAGGTCTTCGGGGGCCACCGTGCGGAAGCCAGCATTCTGACTGCCAACCCGGCCGGGGCATCGGGCAAAGCCCGGAACACAGTTTCGGTCGATCAGTACATGGCCAAGTATCTCGGCATGGAAACCCGTTTTCCGTCACTGGTGCTGAGCAGCAGCGGCAGCGAAAGCCCTTCCTACACCGAGGGCGGTGCGATGATTCCCGCCGAAAGCTCTCCGTCGGCTCTGTTCCGTCAGCTGTTCATCAACGATTCCGAAACGGATCGGAAGCAGAAGGCGGCTCGCGCTCAGCAGGGGCAGAGCATTATGGATCTTGTGGCCGATGACACGAAACGCCTGAGCCGCAAGCTCGGAGCGGGCGATCGTCAGCGGCTCGATTCCTACCTGACCAGTGTGCGCGATCTTGAAAACCGACTCGCGGAATCGGAAGCCTGGGCGAACCGGCCGAAACCGGAAGTCGACATGCCAATTCCCAAGGACATTGGCAATCGGAACGACTTCATCGGCCGTCAGCGGCTCATGAACGACATGATTCGTCTGGCTGTTCAAACCGACTCGACTCGCTTCATCACCTACCATCTCGGTGGGTCCGGCGGTGTCGTGCCACTGGAAGGCGTCGAAGAGGGATACCACTCGCTGAGCCACCACGGACTCGACGAAGAGAAGCTGGCTCAGCTTCATTTGGTCGAGGCGGAAATTATCCGGGCCTGGGGAGACTTCCTCGAATCGCTCAGTTCGATCGAAGAACAGGGGCAGACGCTGCTCGATCAGACCACCGTCTTCCTGACCAGCAACCTGGGCAACGCCTCGAATCACAGTAACAAGAACATGCCTGTGCTCCTGGCGGGTGGACAGTTCGACCACGGTCAGCACCTGGCCTTCGACCAGAAGAACAACTATCCGCTGCCGAACCTGTATGTCAGTGTGCTGCAGCAGCTCGGACTTCCTGTCGATCAGTTCATGACGAGCACTGGAACAATGACCGGACTGAACTTCCGAGCGTAG
- a CDS encoding transketolase C-terminal domain-containing protein has protein sequence MSAEKFPFDFSEFKPLPLDPTATELTADQKKTLEANIKFCRDVIVFFTAVADGKGLGGHTGGPYDIVPEAMIAYGFMLNAQQGGSHPVLPVFFDEAGHRVALQYLMAVIEGNLPAEKLLHYREFNEHLPGHPERDFTPGVKFSSGRLGHMWPYVNGVALANPDAAVFMFGSDGSQMEGNDAEAARLAVARNINVKLVIDDNDVTIAGFPSDYLRGFDVAKTLEGHGLSTNTGDGENIDELYSRMCAAVTTDGPIALINNRKMCVGIEGLEGSNHGHDVIKIKTAIDHLKKQDRAEAVKYLESVEKLPGGPSYQGSEGAGKNRALFGKFMNEILDSIPEEERVRTVRVFDCDLEGSCGLDSIRKEHPEIFVRGGIMERGNYSAAAGFGYEEGKQGIYATFSAFLEMIVSEITMARLNKSNVLAHFSHSGCDDMADNTCHFGINSFFAHNGLPEDGHDNTGLYFPADQHQFKACLNKIFKDRGLRFIFSTRSAVPDILDDDGNRFYGDDYKFETGKDEVIREGSAGYIVSFGETLYRALDAVITLKKDGLDVGLINKPTLNIYDKEMMAKLAKAKFILVAEGFNVNTGLGIRFGSELLKYGFQGKYNHIGTHKEGSGGLWQQMGYQGLDPQGISAAVRELA, from the coding sequence ATGAGTGCAGAAAAGTTTCCGTTCGATTTCAGTGAATTCAAGCCCTTGCCGCTCGATCCGACGGCCACCGAGCTGACCGCTGATCAGAAAAAGACACTGGAAGCGAACATTAAGTTCTGCCGCGACGTCATCGTCTTCTTCACCGCAGTCGCCGATGGCAAGGGACTCGGCGGACACACCGGCGGTCCTTATGACATCGTTCCGGAAGCGATGATCGCCTACGGATTCATGCTCAACGCTCAGCAGGGCGGCTCTCATCCCGTACTGCCGGTCTTCTTCGATGAAGCCGGTCACCGCGTCGCTCTGCAGTATCTGATGGCCGTGATCGAAGGCAATCTGCCGGCCGAAAAGCTGCTCCACTACCGCGAATTCAACGAACATCTGCCGGGGCACCCGGAACGCGATTTCACGCCGGGCGTGAAGTTCTCCTCGGGTCGTCTGGGACACATGTGGCCGTACGTGAACGGCGTGGCCCTGGCCAACCCGGACGCCGCCGTGTTCATGTTCGGTTCCGATGGTTCGCAAATGGAAGGTAACGACGCCGAAGCAGCTCGCCTCGCCGTCGCCCGCAATATCAACGTCAAGCTCGTGATTGACGACAACGACGTGACGATCGCCGGTTTCCCTTCTGACTACCTGCGTGGCTTCGATGTCGCCAAGACTCTCGAAGGGCACGGCCTCTCTACAAACACCGGCGACGGTGAAAATATCGACGAACTCTACAGCCGCATGTGTGCAGCCGTAACGACCGATGGCCCGATCGCCCTGATCAATAATCGTAAGATGTGCGTCGGCATCGAGGGGCTCGAAGGCTCCAATCACGGTCACGACGTCATCAAAATCAAAACCGCGATTGATCATCTCAAGAAGCAGGATCGCGCGGAAGCCGTCAAGTACCTGGAATCGGTCGAGAAGCTGCCGGGTGGCCCGTCGTATCAGGGCTCGGAAGGCGCTGGCAAGAACCGGGCTCTGTTCGGCAAGTTCATGAACGAGATCCTCGACAGCATCCCGGAAGAAGAACGCGTTCGCACCGTTCGCGTCTTCGACTGCGACCTGGAAGGCTCCTGCGGTCTGGACAGCATCCGCAAAGAGCACCCGGAGATCTTCGTTCGCGGCGGCATCATGGAACGCGGCAACTACTCAGCCGCGGCTGGATTTGGTTACGAAGAAGGCAAGCAGGGAATCTACGCGACCTTCTCGGCCTTCCTGGAAATGATCGTTTCCGAAATCACGATGGCTCGACTGAACAAGTCGAACGTGCTGGCTCACTTCTCGCACTCCGGTTGCGATGATATGGCCGACAACACCTGCCACTTCGGGATCAACAGCTTCTTCGCTCACAACGGGCTGCCGGAAGATGGTCACGATAACACCGGGCTCTACTTCCCGGCTGACCAGCATCAGTTCAAAGCCTGTCTGAACAAGATCTTCAAGGATCGGGGGCTGCGGTTCATCTTCTCGACCCGTTCGGCTGTGCCCGACATTCTCGATGACGATGGCAACCGCTTCTACGGCGACGACTACAAGTTCGAAACCGGCAAAGATGAAGTCATCCGCGAAGGTTCGGCTGGCTATATCGTCAGCTTCGGCGAAACGCTCTACCGCGCTCTCGATGCGGTGATCACGCTGAAGAAAGATGGACTCGACGTTGGCCTGATCAACAAGCCGACTCTGAACATCTACGACAAGGAAATGATGGCCAAGCTCGCCAAGGCGAAATTCATCCTTGTCGCCGAAGGCTTCAATGTGAACACTGGACTGGGAATTCGCTTCGGCTCGGAACTGCTGAAGTACGGCTTCCAGGGCAAATACAACCACATCGGCACGCACAAGGAAGGATCCGGCGGTCTGTGGCAACAGATGGGCTATCAGGGGCTCGATCCTCAAGGGATCTCCGCTGCGGTCCGCGAGCTCGCCTGA